The genomic interval ATCGAATGCAACCTATGACAAGCCGCTTCACGGACGCTCATCTCCCGCTTCTTGCGGCAACAATTGCGCTTTCTTCAGAAGTCGCTCGACTTCTCGCTCGAGATCGTGAAAATCCGCGTCCGCCGCGTTTGCCCGGCAGACCACCACGATGTCCACGGGCCGGTGGCAAAGCTCGTCCAACTGACGCTGAAAAATCGCCCGAAGCAGGCGCTTCAAGCGGTTGCGGACGACCGCCTTACCGACTTTCCTGCTGATGGAAAATCCTACGCGAACCCGAGCTACCCGATTGTCGCAATAATACAACACGAGCCTTCCGCTCGCAAACGACTTGCCCTTGCGAAACACGCGCCGGAAATCCCGGCTGTCTTTGAGCCGATGCTGACTCTGCAACGTCCGCCCTCCAGTTCCTCGATGCCCCGGTATCAACCCACCCTTTCACAAAAAAAGGCCACTTCCGTGGCCCTTCTCACGCGGACAGCACCTTACGGCCCTTCGCGCGACG from Alicyclobacillus acidocaldarius subsp. acidocaldarius DSM 446 carries:
- the rnpA gene encoding ribonuclease P protein component; amino-acid sequence: MQSQHRLKDSRDFRRVFRKGKSFASGRLVLYYCDNRVARVRVGFSISRKVGKAVVRNRLKRLLRAIFQRQLDELCHRPVDIVVVCRANAADADFHDLEREVERLLKKAQLLPQEAGDERP